DNA sequence from the Cucumis melo cultivar AY chromosome 6, USDA_Cmelo_AY_1.0, whole genome shotgun sequence genome:
ACACCTCCTTTACACCATTCCCGTAACAATGGTAGGGTTAGTGGTATGATAATATGTGTACTACACCTCCTCTACACCATTCCCGTAACAATGGTAGGGTTAGTGGTATGATAATATAATCCAAACCGTCCCTAACAATTTAGTTCTTTTACTCTAAATTAGGCTTTTAGAGAAGTCTAAGGAACAATATTCCACGATAATGATAGAGTAAAATATCTCTTAAGAAATTGAATAGTAATCAAACGAAATTCAATTATTTCAACTCGGTCGTCGtttcaaaaacttaaaatgTTACGACTTAAATATCTCGTATGTTCCAATATTATTGAATATGATCAACAACCAAATGTCAACAAAGTGAGACTTTCATACTACACATATTGTTCTTTAATTCATTTGTTTGACGTTTTTCTTTAATCAATAGCCTACTTTTAACTAATGGTTTAGCACTTAAAAGACAACTTACTCGTTTATTTGAGATTGAAATTTTATATCTCCATCTACACTTAGAAATAATAATTagcattttcaaataaattcataaatttaagatataatttgataaattttaaaaacaatgatgaaaattttgaattaaaacgtCTTTCTTAGTCCTTATActttagttatttttaattcTCTAAGTTTCGTTtatgtattttcaaaatatgatgatatgatatgaaagaaatatataattaaagaatGGTATTAAatgacaaagaaaaaaaatgaaatgaaaattagaaaaaaagaagaagaagaagaagaagaagaaaaaaaaaaaagtaattaaagAGCATTAAATGAGACCCGTGAACTCATAAACCAAACTCTTTTGTTGATTTCATCAAAGTCTACGCCTTTAGACTTCTTTCCCTTCccctctctttttctctttgacTCCAAACTAAttaccctttttctttttccttttttctattttcaaattatatatatatatatatttataaataattacaattttttttgtgAAACATAATATGTGTATATCTTCTAAACTAgtagttttctttttaagaaatcaatattaaatcaATAGCGGATTTAAAGTACAAAaaccaaaatgatatttttaacgATTGGTTTTAGGAAacacttttaaatttataatgaTTCGGTCCTACAAATCAATATTtgtattatagtttttttttctctattaaaTCCTTAATAaatcaacatttttaaaattttttattagaCATATATTTAAATCGTATTTCTAGTAGAGCTATGAACTTTTACTTTTGTATTTAGAATATACTTTcgaatctttttaaaaaaatttgataggagtaaaattataattttaaaattttataaatcaaATAGACATAAACCTCAAAGTTTACCTACATAATTTATAATCTAACCTTTTATTAGCATTTCGTCCTCGAATACTAAACATTAAATGATGTAATtgatgaatatttgaaatttaaacaCTACCATCACTTATGATTCCATATGATTTGTTATTTACTAATCTTTGGAAAATCATTTCGAATTtgttattataaaatataaaatattaaaaataaattaggaggaaacatattaattaaattttaaaaaaacctaaTAGATATTTTATCTATACCTCTTCATGTATACTTTGGAGGGTACACATCATAAAGGTTTAGATATTaagattttaatatattttaaatcatatttaattttagcCACAAATAATCAAAGTTGTGGAAAAAATAGtcccacaaaaaaaaaagagaagaaaaatcaaTTCATCTAAATTAAACAAAAGCAAATACTCATATAGTATAAGAAATCAACACTCACAAAGACAATGTCCCTTTAGTAAAAGTTGTGCTTAGACTTCATTACACAcatctttagaaaaaaaaaacaaaaaaaaacaaatgacatttaattaattaagaaggGTATTAAAtacttttcttgtttttttttttttccataaaaaAAGTGTGATGGTTCATTCGAAGAAGGTATCGTATGTGTTACGAGTCAAAGCATCGATCATGTTAAATGTCTCATGCTTCTACAATGATACAGTTGAAAAAGCTTCATCTTTTGCTTTCTCAATAATAATTAAGACTTTGAATAGATTAAATTCATATACCACCTATTTGATATATCAAAACTGGTTCactttcaaaagaaaaagaaaaaaaatcgattttttttttataaaaagaatctGATTTTACATAAAATGAGATTTTTTAAAGCTCGATAATATACGAAATAGGCGAATGTTCCTAACTTAATAAGGGATCGTTTGGGTCAAAGATTATCTATGACTATAATAATCATCTCTTGCAACAGTAAAATATACGGTTTAAAAGCTTCCAATTAGTTACAGTaaaaactatttcaaaactCTTAATTTACTATAGTATTTATTATTTgacattcatcattttttttttttttttgttatagtttttacTATTTCCTTATGAAACTAAAATAGTATATAcaccaaacacatactattataattcaaactaaaataaatctATACCCGAAACAAAAATTATTCTAATTAAACTATGATAACTCACTCATTGTTTCAAATACCACCAAAAGTTATACTTCAATTCGCTAATAAACATAAATTTGAAAGGTTATATTATGAGATTAATTACAATATAAAATCAAGAAACATTTAATGTCATTTTGATGGGGTCAACATTTCTTGAGGACCCATGAATAATAGGAACCATTttataaaacaagaaaaacaaaGCCATTAACTTTTGTGAATCTATGGTTGGAAATTTCTAAAATGAATTATAGTATGAAAGTAATAAactcaattttgaaaaaaataatgattCTTGGTGgacctctatatatatatatatatatatataattctctTTTGTGTGTAGAGTAAGTTTCCTCTTGTATTGACTGAGAATAATCCAAAGAAGAAGAATTTTCCACAATGCCAAAATGTCAAAGTTAGTTGAAAGTAGCATATAGTAAAAAAAGATTATAGAAACTATAATTACAACATTGAATAAATGGTTTTTTAACccaggaaaaaaaatcaatttatattattaaatttcGAGAATCGTGTCAATTACGGATGGAATAATCTAATTTCATTCATATGTGAAagtttaaaagtttaattaatgaaatttcaAGTCGTACGTACATCGAAAAAATGCAATTGAtggtgtaaattgatataaagTTTAAATAAGTATAAATATCTCAATGTTTAGTTGTATAAATGGACTGCGACATTTATagataaaaaaaacattaaaaaagaaagatcgTATGAAATCAATATTTAGATTCAAGAAATTGTGGATGAATTACTCGAAAGGAATATCTAGAAATACATTTATGAGATATAAAGAACAAGTCTAACCCCTTCTATACTTCTTTCTTGGAGGTaccaaactaaaatatttaggTATTCGTTAGGCGTTAAGAACGATAGATGTCACTTGTAATACGTttagtttatgaaattttaagATTCTGTTTAAgtggtgtttttttttataaattaagtAGATCTATGCAGTTTCACCCTGCGTCTTTAAATATCTAACGATAATCGAttcctaaaatttaaatttagtattGTCTAATAAAACGtgaacttgttttttttttttttttcgttttcttcctcttctttcccACTCATGCATTATTTGAATATAACATGGTAGCTTTGTGTCGTTATCTTCATTAGCATAGTCTTTCACTCTTTCAATTCCTTTGAAAACTCATTTGCCGATCTATTTGATCTACGAGATAAATCAacgttttaaagaaaaaaccaaatcaaattttaaatagtaaaaacaatagtatgttattattatcttataatttgaaaaaaagaattaaacatttttaaattgataaaaaaaaaaggtttttcaagaattaaaaagaatataaattattttcacTCTATGATCAAAATAAAATACCATTAAAGGATAAAAACTCTTTAGACTTGAttttgtcataaaatataaataaattacctATTTTATCATTCTTGATAATTTCCAAAAAGATACTTAACATCCGTTTGGAttgatttaataaaaaatatttttcaaaaacctcacttttatttaattttttttaaattcgtTTAAAATACACCTAAAAACTTATTTTAGAATGACTTCCAAatcctttgattttttttttcaaaataacttatttttttaaattaaacacttaaaATGGACGattaattttgaagaaaaaagaaaaaggaaagaatgaaACGTCCAAATTTCAACCCAAAAACACAAGAAGGAAAGCATTTAATTAGTTTAAATGTGTTGTTATTTTCTTCTAGcttaagtaaaataaaattgattaagaaaaataaaattaacaaaaataattaaaaaaaaaaaaaagagtttttccataaagggaaaaaaaggtTCTAAATTTGGAaggaacaaaaaagaaaaaaagaaaaaaaaaagaagaaagaaattgagCACGTGAAGTTCACGCGTGACCCGAGAGCGTGGAACCTCGCTTTTATGTGTttgcttttttcttcttctttgtcgTACACATAATGACGTCACTACCGCTGGAAACTTAGAGTCTTAGAGAGggaaagattaaaaaaaaaaaaggaagccTTTTGTGTGGGCCCCCCCCCCTCTCCTAGTTATTTTGTGTAGGAAaagatattttgttttttttaagcaTAAAAAATGAgtattactttttcttttttaccccTTTTTTCTCAACTTATTTACGCCCATGCCACTAAGTTGGTGAAAACTCATGTGGGCCTTATTGCCTCCATCTCAATAGCTTTGTTTTTCATCTTTTCAACTTATACACAAAAACAACAATTAAAACAACTAAtgtaataaattattttattgtttttttcacTAATATTTTCAGTTTTAAAATTGAGAAACTAATAATTTTTATTGTGTTGgttaactaattttaaaatttgggtGTTTTAGATATGATTTGTAGAACCAAAATCATTTTGTAATAATTGAATTTAGAAGAAGATATGAATACAGTTAAAAGAAGATAAAATACACAAAGTTCTAAAGGACAAGAAAGTAAATTGACattgatttcttttttgtttttttttttgcctttttgCTCATTTTGCAAATTGGAGCCAACGGatttttggaagaaaaaaaaaacgaaaaaccATTTATAAAAACCTGAAATGGTTTTTCATTTTCTCGTTTCTTCTTTAAAAACCTCCTTCCATCTTCTCCATTTTTCTCTCCCATGGATTCCTCAAATCCCACCACCGCCGTAACTAAAACCTGCTTCCTTCCCTCCTCCTCCGCCGCCGACGACGACATGGAACCCGGAATCTCATCTCACCCTTTCTTCTCCAGAACCTTCCGTTCCCGATCTTCCCGTTTCGACGATCCTGTCCCTCTTCCTCATTTCTTGGACTCCTGTTTCCTTTGCCGGAAACCTCTCGGGAACAACACCGATATCTTCATGTACAGGTTTGTTAATCATTAGTCCTtcatcttttttccattttggatttaggggtttttttttgtatatcAAGGATTTGAAACTGAAGAATCTTGTTATGGGTTTTTCTTTTACAGAGGGGATACTCCGTTTTGTAGTGAAGAATGTAGACAAGAACAAATAGAAATAGATGAGATGAAAGAGAAGAAATGGAGGAGGTCATCAGCTGCTGCTATGAAAGCGTTAAGGAATAAAAAAGATCAACAAAGAAGAAGATCTACTTCTCCTAATAAATCTTCTCCTCCGTCGGATTATCCTTTCTGTGCCGGCACCGTCGCCGCCGCTTAGGTTTTAAAAGAAACTcataagaacaaaaaaaaaaaaaaaaaacagggaagaagaagaagaagagatgggGTTTGAGAATCTGCAAAAGGGGGAAGAGATTTATGTGAGATTGATTGTGTTTTTCGTTTCCTTTTTTgcgattttttgtttttgggttTGGAAACTGGAAATCACTCTCTGATTATACATATGGGAGTTTTAGGGAAGAGGGTGATTAAATCTGTATCTAAACTATGGATTCtgcctcttcttcttcttcttcttcttcttcttgagactgttttttttcttcttcttttttttttctttttggccCTTAATCTTTTGGGGTTTGATTTTGAGATATTAGATGATAAATAACATTCAGATCTTACTATATTTCATCAATACTATGTTTCATCAATTATCTGTAATGGGTTTGTAGAATTAGTCGTTAAGTTGCACTAATCTACCTCAAAATCATCTTTCTTAACAAATCTGTTTATACCTTAAGAAAgtttttattcaataaaattctTAATTGCCATTTCAGGTGTTCTTTGTTTAAAGAAACTCCGATTGATTCATCTTTTTACAAAATTGTTTGAGAAGTGCTATACAGAGTATTAGCTTACTGAACCATCTCACAGTTATGCAATAAGAAATGCATAATTGTTAATTTGTTGAGAGTGAAAGTAATTTGGAAAAATTGCATAAAGTGGAGTGGTGAGTTATTAATCTCAATTACATAGGTACTATATCACTATGAATGATGTGTTAACATAATTTGATGAGTAAACAGTAGGGGAAGagattattataattttgtagAGTTTCAAACAGCttctaaatttataaaatttttgaagattaattgaaaatttttgggGAAGGGGATGTCATGTTAAAAATTAAATCagaatattttattattaatcttCTTTAAGTTAAAGTAATGGATAAGAAACTCAAAAGGTAAGTAAATTTGCAAAAATAATTTACAAGAGAAGAAAAAGTTCATACGAAGAGATATTAATAGCTTTATTGTTGTATTTAAagcaaacaaattaaaaaatcccacaagtttttttttttcttttttcttttttcatttttaaaaaatagttttagtGTTTTTCTTCATGTGTTTCTATTACAAaatatactttttaaatttatattgtatttgatctaattttaggactaaaatatattctttttctcttatcTAAAATTTATACTTTGAAATATTATAGTGATGAATATAAGAAAAGATAGAATATTAcataaattgtttttttatattaaataaagtaggtgaattattatgaataacaaaaatgtaaaaaaatatttataaaatattgtaaaaattacaaaattttcaatatctattaatatatctaaatttttgcttttttttttaatagaaagttgtaatttaaaatttctTTAGGTATTATTTGAGATTTGTGATATTTAAAATTAGTAGTCAATTTTAGGGTTTTATTATAATGATTTTATGTTAAATTAAAGTTCATTTATTTTAGTGaggatataaaataataatgtaTTGACCAATGAAAATAATTGATGAAAGAAAGATTAATTATTGTATTGGGCCACAAAGAAAATGGGAATTGACAGCTTAGACTTTACTTGGAGGAATCCATTTTCTTCCAAAGACTTTGGGTGttgtgttattttttaaaacataaattatatAATCACCAAGCCATCAAtccatttattttttctatatattctatatttaaaaattaatttctatttaacATTACAATCATATTTAAAGACGTTATAATTGGATTATTTTACACGTAGATTGAGATTTTACGCTCGTTTGAGTATAGAGTTTTCGATTCGTCTCTAGCTTGCTCGCTTCTCTAGGGTTCAtcactttttctattttctttgaCTTTGACTCTCTAAATGGGAGTATTACCAGGTCGATTTAATGATGTAATGGATGCGATTAAAATGTatattaaaaaagagaaaatggtTCAAGCTTGGACCAAAACTTAAAAGCCCAAATAAACTAAGATTGGAAAACCGAAAAGAAAGCCATaagcagaaacataaaaaaaaaaaaaaaaagttttttaaaaatttgatatttagaAACCTAACGATACGaattttggtttttggtttttagtttttgtatttcaggttttttattttttaatattttcttttatctgTGGTTTCAAAAATcaagtcaaattttgaaaactaaagtttttaaaaacttatttttgttttcgAGTTTTGGGGAagtaataattataaaataattaaaatcatttttaacattttctgtatttaaaagtgtaaaaattatatatttaattaatttaaagcGTGTTTTGGTGTCATGTTGAACATGAAGAAAGTGATTTTTAACAATTCTCGTACTACTTTACATGGTGCTGAATTCTAGATTATAGAATTGCACTCTAGTTTTCGAAGTGTGTGCATTCTATGAGCTTTTTAATTCATACATGCTATCTTATAAAGGGAAAGGAGCCTTTTAAGAATGGAAGATCGAATCGTTGATATTCGAGATAGTAATTAATGTCTCATATATTGTGCTATACTAATATCTATTTAAGTCGTCACATTTTGACGAGAACATTTTGAACTCTTTTTTGACTATCTTATAATGACgagatttttttgtttaaaatttagaaatttaaaaattaaacggttgattttggttttatgtttttgttaaaatttgtgatgaaaaacttattagatataaACTGAAATTAAGTTAAAAGCTTCTTGTAAATTAAGATTTGTACTATATTaatttttctacttttaataatttttgAATTTAGCCTTTCAAGATTGATTTTGTTTTAAGTGTACATCTTTTTTATgatctttatctttaaattttcagagttttttttttctttaagtttCTAATACCATAGTTTTGgtataaataataatgaaaattcGTATAATTCTTTTTGAACTTCGTATGAATTAAGATTTACAATTACGAATCAAGCATGATCTTGAATCTCCCTCTGTAACATCTTCACGGTTTCACTCTATCATCATCATCTATGTTGAATACGTCATTAGGTGTGATAAACGTTACGTGGTAGAACTTCTAAGAAATCTTCACTTGTTTCCAATTATACATACTAACAATCTCGCAACAAACTCTCCTCCACCAGTAACCCCAACTAGATCGATCCATATATGAAATTGAGAAAAATCACTTAAATTAGTTAAAGACATAATATCGTGAACTtaatataacattttttttattaaatttctatTGACAATATGATTATTTTCGTTGGTATTATATCATTTTATTAATTCAATACAGAGATGAATGACATTTACATTAtattgtagaaaaaaaaaaacacgtaACACAAATAATAAGcaacaaaattcaaatatctacatataaaatatatatcaacATTGACCTTTTTATCGATAATTTCATCAAACATTTTCATAAAATTGAAATCTCGACATTTTAAACTATTAAGGTATATTCTAACTAGTAGTTACAAACAATTATATAATACATATAGATACAAATATTAATCTATATTAATGACTtcgtaaataaatgatcttattttttataaatattttatttcattttgattggagaaaattaaaatatctCATCACATTATTGCAAGAGTGAACACATTACATAGTAATCATCATAATTTAAGACCACCCAGCTGTGTCGGCAAGGAAAAGAACAACTAATGAGAATCACACACGTGGCACTTTTTTTAAAGATTGTTATTACCCGCCATCTTCAATTACCTTACCTTTTATTCAACCACCTTCTTTGAACTTCCTCACTATATCCTTTATCCTCTCTATAGCTTCAGATCTCAAACAACCCAAAAATGGAAGGTTTAATCAAAGGCCTCATAGATGTTGCAATCGGCAACGACGGCGACAACAACGATCAACAATCGGCTTCCCAATCTCGCGAAGAAAGATCCAGATCCACTTGGGCACAGGTCAGTGATCAGTGAGTTTAGTAATAGTGTCGCTACTGAGCGATTGGGGTTCgatttcttttatgttttgtaaTGATTTGGAGTTGAAATGATTCAGGTGGTCACCGGGGAGGAAGATGGGGGAGATCGGAGAGATGGGTGTGATCGGAATCGGTGGAACAATGAGGTTTATTTTGGGCTTCGATTGATTCTGGAATTTGATGGGTTTGGATTGGATTTGATGTGGAATTGAAGTGTGGGGTTttattgattgatttttttaGGAAGAGGGTCGCTCACGGCGTGAGGAATGGGAGGTTGAGGATTCGAGGATTTCTGGTCAACGGAAGCAGGTTAGATCTGTTTACTTTACCATCCAAAAAGTTGAgatcgttttcttcttcttttcattaTTGTACTACTCGCAAGACGCTCCAATGCCATTTCCTTAGAATGGGGTTTAGTGTTTGAACGCTTAGATTAATTTGACGTTTTGGTCGAGTGTCTTAAGTTGAGGAATTATGATGTTGAATGTATGAGAGAAAAGCTATCGAAATTTTTTGAATTTGTACTCCATGGTTATTAGGAGTATGCAGATTTTTTAATCTTTATCCAACGACTGTTATTGGTAAGCTGTCacatcaatatttttttaaggaGTGGGGTTTCGATGCAATTATTTAAGATGAAATGAATATGCTAAGTATATGAGAGAGACCATGAGTTTTGGGTGTTAATATGACTTGAAGGTTCGAACTTGAGACTCCTCTTTGCCAGTGTGATACCATTATTTATTAGAAAATTTAATATCATTGAAGAaaacacagaaaaatttttggTTCTACCTAAAACACTTTTTAAGATCGGAGATGGCACCATTATTTATATATGTTACCATGATCTTAACTACTTCTAATCAATTTGGGGCCCTGTTAACTGTTCGGA
Encoded proteins:
- the LOC103490823 gene encoding FCS-Like Zinc finger 2 codes for the protein MDSSNPTTAVTKTCFLPSSSAADDDMEPGISSHPFFSRTFRSRSSRFDDPVPLPHFLDSCFLCRKPLGNNTDIFMYRGDTPFCSEECRQEQIEIDEMKEKKWRRSSAAAMKALRNKKDQQRRRSTSPNKSSPPSDYPFCAGTVAAA